A single genomic interval of Stieleria maiorica harbors:
- a CDS encoding DUF4886 domain-containing protein, translated as MKAFHVGFVFAICHALLVPGAGAQETDVRTVRVLTIGNSFAQNACRYLESIADSEGSCRIVIGTANIGGCTLEKHAALAEKSATDPDQKPYRGDAGKRYSLQEYLAADQWDYVTLQQMSALSYKPESYHPYVEQLVAIIREHAPQAEILVHQTWAYRPDSPLLKSDGITQQEMYRRLAAAYDSVAEQLNSRIIPVGRAFQSARNTPGREVLVIDPEFDYDNPVHPALPKQTNSLVTGWSWRTDGDKKTLRLDFKHGNNQGCFLAGLVWYEVLTGNDATETSYRPQGVSEEDAAFFRRVAHQAVASRKPGIAK; from the coding sequence ATGAAAGCTTTTCATGTAGGGTTCGTGTTTGCAATCTGTCACGCGTTGCTGGTGCCAGGTGCCGGTGCTCAGGAAACCGACGTCCGCACGGTGCGTGTGTTGACGATCGGCAACAGCTTTGCCCAAAACGCGTGCCGGTATCTCGAATCGATCGCCGACTCGGAGGGCTCTTGTCGCATCGTCATCGGCACGGCAAACATCGGCGGATGCACGCTGGAGAAGCATGCCGCCTTGGCAGAAAAGTCCGCGACCGATCCCGACCAGAAACCTTACCGTGGCGACGCCGGCAAGCGATACAGTTTGCAGGAATACTTGGCCGCCGACCAATGGGATTACGTCACGCTGCAGCAGATGAGTGCGCTCAGCTACAAACCGGAATCCTACCATCCGTACGTCGAACAACTCGTCGCGATCATCCGCGAACACGCTCCCCAGGCAGAGATTCTTGTTCACCAGACGTGGGCCTATCGCCCCGATTCTCCGCTGCTGAAATCGGACGGGATCACGCAACAGGAAATGTACCGGCGACTGGCTGCGGCGTACGACAGTGTCGCAGAGCAGTTAAACAGTCGTATCATTCCCGTCGGACGTGCGTTTCAATCGGCTCGCAATACCCCAGGACGCGAGGTACTGGTGATCGATCCAGAGTTTGACTACGACAACCCGGTCCATCCGGCACTGCCGAAGCAGACCAACTCGTTGGTGACCGGTTGGTCTTGGCGGACCGACGGCGACAAAAAAACGCTTCGCCTGGATTTCAAACACGGAAACAACCAAGGCTGTTTTCTGGCGGGACTGGTTTGGTACGAAGTGCTAACCGGAAACGATGCGACCGAAACGTCCTACCGCCCGCAAGGTGTCAGCG